One Synergistota bacterium genomic window carries:
- the cas6 gene encoding CRISPR system precrRNA processing endoribonuclease RAMP protein Cas6, producing the protein MLYWRNYAIVCIAESEIKLPEFGANLIRGKFGATFRKLVCLRKASDCSTCMLRFSCPYFYVFETRPPPGTRIMRKYNSAPRPFVISLPFKEIRLKKGDSLRIDLTLIGKANDYLPHFAYTFLKVLKKMNFRLQSIFHEGNDLFKGEEIEIPVSSPKMLSFEIMEGRSFFSVSLSFETPLRLIFNERFQEEPSFSALLRNFFRRIVLLDYFHCGGDGIYPFKGILEELENVMLKEGRFVKKSYRRFSHRRSKPMRLEGILGEAVYAPVPSFLLSYLDAMKDLHVGRNTTFGFGKVVMKDARGIKGDS; encoded by the coding sequence ATGCTTTACTGGAGAAATTACGCTATCGTTTGCATCGCTGAGAGTGAAATAAAGCTCCCGGAGTTTGGTGCCAATCTAATTAGGGGGAAGTTTGGAGCAACTTTTAGAAAGCTCGTATGTTTGCGAAAAGCTTCCGATTGCTCCACCTGCATGCTTAGATTTTCCTGCCCTTATTTTTATGTTTTTGAGACACGCCCTCCACCGGGTACCAGGATAATGAGGAAGTATAACTCCGCTCCACGCCCTTTCGTGATATCCCTACCTTTTAAGGAAATTCGTCTTAAGAAGGGTGATAGCCTTAGGATAGATCTCACCCTCATAGGTAAAGCTAACGATTATCTCCCTCATTTCGCTTATACCTTCCTTAAGGTCCTGAAAAAGATGAATTTTAGGCTTCAATCGATTTTCCACGAAGGGAATGACCTTTTTAAGGGAGAAGAGATAGAAATTCCCGTTTCCTCTCCTAAGATGCTTTCCTTTGAGATAATGGAGGGAAGATCTTTCTTTTCCGTTTCTCTTTCATTTGAGACCCCGCTAAGGCTGATTTTCAACGAAAGATTTCAAGAAGAGCCCTCTTTCTCCGCGCTCTTGAGAAACTTTTTCCGCAGGATAGTTCTTCTGGACTACTTTCACTGTGGCGGAGATGGCATATATCCCTTTAAGGGAATCCTTGAGGAACTCGAGAATGTAATGCTAAAAGAAGGGAGGTTTGTCAAAAAATCATATCGTCGATTTTCTCATCGCCGGAGTAAGCCCATGCGCCTGGAAGGGATCCTTGGAGAAGCGGTTTACGCTCCCGTTCCTTCCTTTCTTCTTTCGTATCTTGATGCTATGAAGGATCTCCATGTTGGTAGAAACACTACCTTTGGTTTCGGAAAGGTGGTGATGAAAGATGCAAGAGGGATTAAGGGAGATTCTTGA
- a CDS encoding dephospho-CoA kinase codes for MIIGLTGGLGCGKSEVARILKKRGLKVISADDIAHSLLEENFVKSRIRDIFGEIVFTPNGEVDRKKLAGIVFSDEERLRKLNSILHPLIRRVINAEIAKAREKGEDLVVEIPLLLESKGAYDVDVIVVVSAPLDKVIKRLKEKKGWSKEEIKRRLSKQMPLEQKERLADHVIKNDGTLEDLEEKVDALLEKLRYRLHR; via the coding sequence TTGATAATAGGCTTAACCGGTGGGTTAGGGTGCGGTAAAAGCGAGGTTGCAAGGATTCTTAAAAAGCGGGGGCTTAAAGTTATCAGCGCTGATGATATTGCTCACTCTCTGCTTGAGGAGAATTTCGTAAAAAGCAGAATAAGGGATATATTTGGTGAAATCGTTTTCACCCCAAATGGAGAAGTAGATAGGAAAAAGCTTGCAGGGATAGTCTTCTCGGATGAGGAGAGACTCCGTAAATTAAATTCCATTCTTCATCCTCTCATTCGGCGGGTAATAAACGCGGAGATTGCTAAGGCTCGTGAGAAGGGAGAAGATCTTGTCGTTGAAATTCCCCTGCTTCTTGAATCAAAAGGCGCGTATGATGTGGATGTTATAGTGGTCGTTTCCGCACCTTTAGATAAAGTAATCAAAAGGCTAAAGGAGAAGAAAGGATGGAGCAAAGAGGAAATTAAAAGGAGGCTAAGTAAACAGATGCCTCTTGAGCAGAAAGAGCGCCTCGCTGACCATGTTATAAAAAATGATGGCACCCTTGAAGATCTGGAGGAAAAGGTAGATGCTTTACTGGAGAAATTACGCTATCGTTTGCATCGCTGA
- a CDS encoding UvrD-helicase domain-containing protein yields MDFLKDLNDKQKEAVLYNEGPLLVLAGAGSGKTRVVTYKIAYLIKAKLASPHEILAVTFTNKAASEMKERVKVLLSDDLRGLIVSTFHSFGLRLLRMEGFKEAVIDEDDREKLLKEIVKEISPRVEGVTSSYCAWRISLLKNRMIPPELFAPCTPKERVLLDIYVEYERRKKSLQLLDFDDLLLEPLRLLSSDGLLEKYSNRFRYILVDEYQDINKPQFLLAKKLSSSSRRITAVGDPDQSIYSWRGADPGIILNFKTDFPDARIISLERNYRSTMSILEAANSVISNNVNRYQKKLWTDKGRGRPVVVYRGNSDLDEGNFIVEEILSLRGEGYSFKDIALLYRANAQSRFYEELFLRSGIPYRIVRGLHFYERKEIKDILAYLRILVMPYDIFSLERALLTPPRGIGKKTIEALKELILSEGLTIWEGLKKFEGQARIKKALLSFSLLIDSLREKVNQIPLRELFSLVLEKSGYLDMLYSLGREWEDRLKNLEELSTVIIRMEEEEENLTLEAFLDRISLYTDQDLRKEERDAVNMLTLHASKGLEFLVVFMVGMEQGLFPLYRSLNDPQELEEERRLCYVGMTRAKERLYMTSACFRRIYGSSLSNPLSMFVQEIDPVHRIFLED; encoded by the coding sequence ATGGACTTTCTTAAAGACTTAAATGATAAACAGAAAGAAGCAGTCTTATATAATGAAGGACCGCTCCTCGTTCTCGCAGGAGCGGGTAGCGGAAAAACAAGGGTTGTTACTTATAAGATAGCTTACCTTATTAAAGCGAAGCTGGCGAGCCCTCACGAGATTCTTGCGGTGACGTTCACCAATAAAGCCGCTTCTGAAATGAAAGAAAGGGTTAAAGTTCTTCTCAGCGATGACTTAAGGGGACTTATCGTTTCCACCTTCCATTCGTTTGGTTTAAGGCTTCTCAGGATGGAGGGGTTTAAGGAGGCGGTTATTGATGAGGATGACAGAGAAAAGCTTCTTAAGGAGATAGTGAAGGAAATATCACCGAGAGTGGAAGGAGTTACCTCATCTTACTGTGCTTGGAGGATAAGCCTGCTTAAGAATAGGATGATTCCTCCTGAGCTTTTCGCTCCCTGTACGCCGAAAGAGCGTGTGCTCCTGGATATATATGTGGAATACGAAAGGAGGAAAAAGTCCCTTCAACTTCTCGATTTCGATGATCTGCTTCTTGAGCCATTAAGGCTTCTTTCAAGCGATGGGTTGCTGGAAAAGTACTCAAACAGGTTCAGGTATATCCTTGTTGACGAATATCAGGATATAAACAAGCCGCAATTTCTGCTGGCCAAGAAGCTTTCATCTTCAAGTAGAAGGATAACCGCCGTTGGAGATCCTGATCAGTCCATATACAGCTGGCGAGGAGCGGATCCGGGCATTATCCTTAACTTTAAGACCGACTTCCCGGATGCCAGGATAATCTCTCTTGAGCGTAATTATCGCTCAACTATGTCGATACTTGAGGCAGCAAATAGCGTTATATCCAATAACGTTAACAGGTATCAGAAAAAGCTGTGGACGGATAAGGGAAGAGGCAGACCGGTTGTAGTCTACAGGGGAAATTCTGATCTCGACGAGGGTAACTTCATCGTGGAGGAGATATTATCGTTGAGAGGAGAGGGGTACTCATTTAAAGATATCGCGCTACTTTACAGGGCGAACGCCCAATCTCGCTTCTATGAAGAGCTTTTCCTAAGAAGTGGCATTCCCTACAGAATAGTTAGGGGACTTCACTTTTACGAGAGAAAGGAGATAAAAGATATTCTCGCTTATCTGAGAATTCTCGTTATGCCTTATGATATTTTCAGCCTTGAAAGGGCTCTTTTAACGCCACCTCGAGGTATAGGGAAAAAAACGATTGAAGCCCTTAAGGAGCTTATTTTAAGCGAAGGTTTAACCATATGGGAGGGCTTGAAGAAATTTGAAGGGCAGGCGAGAATCAAGAAAGCGCTTTTGTCGTTTTCCTTATTGATAGACTCTCTTAGAGAAAAGGTCAATCAGATTCCCCTGCGAGAGCTTTTCTCTCTCGTTCTTGAAAAAAGCGGGTATCTTGACATGCTATACTCGCTTGGAAGGGAGTGGGAGGACAGGCTTAAAAACCTTGAGGAGCTTTCGACCGTTATAATCCGCATGGAAGAAGAGGAAGAGAATCTAACGCTTGAGGCATTTCTGGATAGAATCTCGCTTTACACCGATCAAGATCTCCGAAAGGAGGAAAGGGATGCGGTTAACATGCTTACCCTTCACGCTTCCAAGGGGCTTGAATTTCTAGTGGTTTTTATGGTGGGGATGGAGCAGGGACTATTCCCGCTTTATAGAAGCTTAAACGATCCTCAGGAGCTTGAGGAGGAAAGAAGGCTCTGCTATGTCGGTATGACCAGGGCTAAGGAAAGGCTTTATATGACTTCAGCATGCTTCAGAAGAATATATGGCTCCTCGCTTTCAAATCCTCTCTCGATGTTTGTTCAGGAAATAGATCCCGTTCACAGGATTTTTCTGGAGGATTGA
- a CDS encoding carbon-nitrogen family hydrolase, translating into MVGLLKVAVFQIDVKLGDPEYNRSKVRVLLEKVKFKRPDVVVLPEMWDISYDLKNIKELSVLEGPKTIKFIMDMALRFQVNIVAGSIALNEKGKIYNASLVFSREGKLLGIYRKVHLFGLMNEDKAFERGKELGLFDLEGIRCGLMICYDIRFPELARALALKGAQIIFVPAQWPLSRLSHWKTLLQARAIENQLYIVAANRYGQEGKIEFAGNSLVIDPWGEIIAGGSELEAIVFAEINIDKVKEVRERIPVFKDRAPEVYGLS; encoded by the coding sequence ATGGTTGGATTGCTCAAGGTTGCGGTCTTCCAGATCGATGTGAAGCTTGGGGACCCGGAGTATAATCGGTCGAAGGTGAGAGTTTTACTCGAAAAGGTGAAGTTTAAAAGGCCTGATGTCGTCGTATTACCAGAGATGTGGGATATAAGCTACGATTTGAAAAATATTAAGGAGCTTTCGGTTCTTGAGGGGCCTAAAACCATTAAGTTTATAATGGATATGGCTCTCCGATTTCAGGTTAACATCGTGGCTGGAAGCATTGCGTTAAACGAAAAAGGGAAGATATATAACGCTTCTTTGGTCTTCAGCAGAGAGGGAAAGCTCCTTGGAATCTATAGAAAGGTACATCTTTTTGGCCTTATGAATGAAGATAAAGCCTTCGAGAGGGGAAAAGAGCTTGGTCTATTTGATCTTGAGGGGATAAGATGTGGCCTTATGATTTGCTACGATATACGCTTTCCGGAGCTCGCACGGGCGCTTGCGCTTAAGGGAGCGCAGATAATATTTGTGCCCGCTCAATGGCCTCTTTCTCGTCTATCTCATTGGAAAACTCTTCTTCAGGCAAGAGCCATAGAGAATCAACTTTATATAGTTGCTGCGAATAGATATGGACAGGAAGGAAAGATAGAATTTGCTGGAAATTCACTCGTCATCGACCCATGGGGGGAAATAATCGCTGGCGGTAGCGAGCTTGAGGCTATAGTATTTGCGGAGATTAACATAGATAAGGTAAAGGAGGTCAGAGAAAGGATCCCTGTCTTTAAGGACAGGGCACCGGAGGTTTATGGACTTTCTTAA
- a CDS encoding HAMP domain-containing histidine kinase, protein MGIKTRILILITIIFIALFILGWINIRIIEKVGKSESLFSKETLILRYFENLKEAIEALQGDLISFETENLPSMILKRDIASLESSLKILRELSGTDRELERATSMLLNSIETLTEFPAKGFLNFCLSLTSDTLKILNERIKDKEGTIARIRVEFKKTLKKAHRDSIVIFVLALIITIISSIMAINGIKSCMNTLIGYLTGITRQIGANRFPVKPPPVKKESPEIKGIIKFIERLVSELNQSVERLKELSKAKTAFLAIVSHELRTPLTPIIGFSELLLREDISEEIKESLRIIASEARKLSKMIERMLSYSRLDSEPEMREISLKSLLADEAGTIKELAERKKLRFILKLPKEDIIVKTDPSRLALALREILNNALKFTKEGYIKLSLKVADESAIIAIEDTGIGIEKDKEKVIFELFTQSENFLRRQHEGIGIGLPLALRAIKSIGGNIYFKSTPGKGSRFFIEIPLKGGEGLDKDRPKNAGDRTFGNASDNG, encoded by the coding sequence ATGGGAATCAAAACGCGTATCCTTATCCTTATAACGATTATCTTTATAGCTTTATTTATTTTAGGATGGATAAACATCAGGATTATCGAGAAGGTAGGGAAAAGCGAGAGTCTTTTCTCGAAGGAAACTCTCATACTAAGATATTTTGAGAATCTTAAAGAAGCAATTGAAGCCCTCCAGGGAGACCTGATCTCTTTCGAAACGGAAAACCTTCCCTCCATGATTTTGAAAAGGGATATAGCGAGTCTGGAATCCTCCCTTAAGATCCTAAGAGAGCTCAGTGGAACCGATAGGGAGCTTGAGAGAGCGACCTCGATGCTTCTTAACTCTATCGAAACCTTAACCGAATTCCCCGCAAAGGGATTTCTGAACTTTTGCTTGAGCTTAACGAGCGACACGTTGAAAATCCTCAATGAAAGAATAAAGGACAAGGAGGGAACCATAGCTCGGATAAGAGTAGAATTTAAGAAAACGCTTAAGAAGGCTCATAGAGATTCCATTGTAATATTCGTCCTCGCTCTGATAATCACAATCATATCATCTATCATGGCAATTAATGGTATCAAAAGCTGTATGAACACCCTGATCGGATATCTAACCGGGATAACAAGGCAGATAGGTGCAAACAGATTCCCCGTCAAGCCCCCACCTGTTAAGAAGGAAAGCCCTGAGATAAAGGGGATAATAAAGTTCATCGAGAGGCTTGTCAGCGAGCTGAATCAAAGCGTTGAGAGGCTTAAAGAACTGAGCAAAGCAAAAACTGCATTTCTTGCGATAGTCTCACACGAGCTTAGAACACCCTTAACACCGATAATCGGCTTCTCCGAGCTACTGCTTCGAGAAGATATATCAGAGGAGATCAAGGAAAGTCTCAGAATAATAGCATCTGAAGCCCGAAAGCTTTCAAAAATGATAGAGCGAATGCTCTCTTACTCACGCCTTGACTCAGAGCCTGAAATGAGAGAGATAAGCTTAAAAAGCTTGCTTGCTGATGAGGCGGGAACGATAAAGGAGCTGGCTGAGAGGAAGAAATTACGGTTCATTCTGAAGCTTCCGAAGGAAGATATCATCGTAAAAACCGATCCAAGTAGGTTAGCTCTGGCGCTTAGAGAGATATTAAATAATGCTCTGAAGTTCACGAAGGAAGGGTATATAAAGCTCAGCTTGAAAGTCGCGGATGAAAGCGCTATCATAGCCATCGAGGATACCGGTATAGGTATAGAGAAAGACAAAGAGAAAGTTATCTTCGAGCTCTTCACTCAGAGTGAGAATTTCTTGAGAAGACAGCATGAAGGAATAGGCATAGGGCTTCCCTTAGCCTTAAGGGCGATAAAAAGCATAGGGGGAAATATCTATTTTAAGAGCACTCCTGGAAAGGGAAGTAGATTTTTCATAGAAATTCCCCTGAAAGGAGGAGAAGGCCTTGACAAAGATCGCCCGAAAAATGCAGGCGATAGAACCTTCGGCAACGCTTCAGATAACGGCTGA
- a CDS encoding pyridoxal phosphate-dependent aminotransferase, translating to MQAIEPSATLQITAEAGRLRREGKNVISLAAGEPDFPTPRNIKDEAIKAIEEDFTHYTPASGIPELKEAIAEKFKKDWGIEYKPSEVIVSVGAKQVIFNAIYALCDQGDEIIVIAPAWVSYVEQIKLAGGKPVIVNASEEDDFVPNPEEIERKISNRTKAIIINTPNNPTGAVYPKDVLLSIAKMAISRDIFIISDEIYEKLSYGEKSESLAHLFPEAKEKMLIVNGVSKAYAMTGWRIGWGLGPQDLIRAMGIVQGHMTSNPCSIAQRAALEAVRGPQDEVKEMVKEFEKRRELLFSSLRGAPYIRLRKPKGAFYLFVNIKETIGKKLKGEAINDDADFCKKLLSEKLVAVVPGKAFLSPGYIRISYAASRKELEEASCRIKEFLESLD from the coding sequence ATGCAGGCGATAGAACCTTCGGCAACGCTTCAGATAACGGCTGAGGCGGGGAGATTAAGGAGAGAGGGCAAAAACGTGATAAGCTTGGCGGCAGGTGAACCTGATTTTCCAACACCGAGAAATATAAAAGATGAAGCAATAAAAGCTATAGAGGAGGATTTTACTCACTATACACCCGCAAGCGGGATTCCCGAACTTAAGGAAGCTATAGCTGAGAAGTTTAAGAAAGATTGGGGGATAGAATATAAGCCAAGTGAGGTTATCGTATCCGTGGGAGCTAAACAGGTAATCTTTAATGCAATCTATGCCCTGTGCGATCAGGGAGATGAGATCATCGTTATAGCACCCGCATGGGTAAGCTATGTTGAACAGATAAAGCTTGCCGGTGGAAAACCGGTGATAGTCAACGCCAGCGAGGAAGACGATTTCGTTCCAAATCCGGAAGAAATAGAGAGAAAGATAAGCAATAGAACCAAAGCCATAATCATAAACACGCCTAATAATCCAACCGGTGCGGTTTACCCTAAGGATGTGCTATTATCCATTGCAAAGATGGCAATATCCCGAGATATATTTATAATAAGCGATGAGATATACGAAAAGCTATCCTACGGGGAGAAAAGCGAATCACTCGCTCATCTTTTTCCCGAGGCGAAGGAAAAAATGCTTATAGTTAATGGAGTATCTAAAGCATATGCTATGACCGGATGGAGGATAGGATGGGGGCTGGGTCCCCAAGATCTCATAAGGGCAATGGGAATCGTTCAAGGACATATGACATCAAATCCCTGCTCTATCGCACAAAGAGCAGCGTTGGAGGCGGTAAGAGGTCCACAAGACGAGGTAAAGGAAATGGTAAAGGAATTTGAAAAAAGAAGAGAGCTCCTCTTCTCATCGCTCAGAGGAGCTCCATATATAAGGCTAAGAAAACCAAAGGGGGCCTTTTACCTGTTTGTAAACATAAAGGAGACGATAGGTAAAAAGCTTAAGGGAGAAGCGATAAATGACGATGCAGATTTCTGCAAGAAGCTTCTGTCCGAAAAGCTCGTAGCAGTAGTTCCTGGTAAGGCCTTTCTTTCACCGGGATATATACGCATATCTTATGCTGCCTCCAGAAAGGAGCTTGAGGAAGCATCTTGTAGAATAAAGGAGTTTCTCGAAAGCTTAGACTAA
- the rpoD gene encoding RNA polymerase sigma factor RpoD, with amino-acid sequence MQEEVVREKMERVKTLLKEGKDKGYVTYDEIDKVLGKETITPNELDELYLNLMEMGIDVVDSPETYEKLIGSRDKKGAEGESIDIDLGEEIALDDPVRMYLKEIGKIPLLTAEEEVELAKRMEQGDMEAKRKLIESNLRLVVSIAKKYIGRGMLFLDLIQEGNLGLIRAVEKFDYRKGYKFSTYATWWIRQAITRAIADQARTIRIPVHMVETINRLMRVSRQLVQELGREPTTEEIAKAMDMPVERVEEVLKISQEPISLETPIGEEEDSHLGDFIEDKVIPAPAEAATCQLLKEQLESVLNSLSKREREVLKLRFGLEDGKPCTLEEVGRRFGVTRERIRQIEAKALRKLRHPTRSKKLKDFLD; translated from the coding sequence ATGCAGGAAGAGGTGGTTAGGGAGAAGATGGAGAGGGTAAAGACGCTTCTTAAAGAGGGAAAGGATAAAGGATATGTTACCTATGATGAAATAGACAAGGTCCTGGGGAAAGAGACCATCACTCCAAACGAGCTTGATGAGCTTTACTTGAACCTTATGGAGATGGGTATAGATGTGGTGGATTCGCCGGAAACATACGAGAAGCTAATCGGATCACGTGATAAGAAAGGAGCTGAGGGAGAGTCTATAGATATAGACCTTGGCGAGGAAATAGCGCTTGATGATCCGGTAAGGATGTATCTTAAGGAGATAGGAAAAATTCCTCTTCTAACGGCGGAGGAGGAGGTAGAGCTCGCAAAGAGAATGGAGCAGGGAGATATGGAAGCTAAGAGGAAGCTTATAGAATCCAATCTCAGACTTGTTGTTAGCATAGCCAAGAAGTACATAGGTAGGGGTATGCTCTTTCTCGATCTGATACAAGAGGGAAATCTGGGGCTCATAAGGGCGGTTGAAAAGTTTGATTATAGAAAGGGATACAAGTTCAGCACCTATGCTACCTGGTGGATAAGGCAAGCTATAACGAGAGCTATAGCTGATCAAGCCAGAACCATAAGAATTCCCGTTCATATGGTCGAAACCATAAACAGGCTTATGAGGGTTTCAAGACAGCTCGTGCAGGAGCTTGGTAGAGAACCTACCACTGAGGAGATAGCTAAGGCTATGGATATGCCCGTTGAGAGGGTGGAAGAGGTTCTTAAGATATCGCAGGAACCTATATCTTTGGAGACCCCGATAGGTGAGGAAGAAGATAGTCACCTTGGTGATTTTATAGAGGACAAAGTAATACCTGCTCCCGCGGAAGCTGCAACGTGTCAGCTACTTAAAGAACAGCTTGAGTCAGTGCTAAACAGCCTTTCCAAGCGGGAAAGAGAGGTCCTTAAGCTCCGCTTTGGGCTTGAGGATGGCAAACCGTGCACTCTTGAGGAGGTAGGCAGGCGCTTCGGCGTTACACGCGAGAGAATAAGGCAGATAGAGGCTAAAGCGTTAAGAAAGCTCAGGCACCCTACAAGAAGCAAGAAGCTTAAGGACTTTCTGGATTAG